The Psychrobacter sp. P11G3 genomic interval ATAAACGCGGTATTTATAGCGCTACTAGCTATGATGGTCAGCTGACATTCGATCAGAGTTATACCTTTGCTGAGACTTTAGAAAATTTAGATCAGATTGGCAATACAATCGACAATGATACAGATAAGACACAGCTAGCCAAAACCATTACCCACTGGAATAAAGCAAAATTGATCATTCCCGTGTCTGACTTACGCGGTGTCGCTACCTTGCCTACTGTCACAATCAATCAAAAATCAATTGCAGCAAACTATCCGCAGATACCAATGATAGAGAACTTAACCTATGTCGAAGTAGATATTCCTAAAGACGTATTGGAGCAATTAAGCAATCTTACTAGCCAGCAGAATAAAGATAGCTTGGCTACCACAGGCTCAATAAATACAGATCTAAATAAATCAGAGGTGAGTAGCCAATTATCCAGCCCTAAAGACAATCAAGCGCTTCATATTGTGATCGACTTGCCATTAGCTGGCATTAGTAATGTAACGACTGTCCCAACTGGGCAGAACTTTACTCTATCTATGCATAGTGATTGGCAGACACCAAATTTCATCGGTAAAGCATTACCAAATACCAAGAGCATTACCGCTGGAGGATTTGATGCCAGTTGGCAAAATCAGTATTTGACCGTCGCCAATAACCAATACCTCTCTCAGTGCATCAGCGCACCTAACCATCACTGTACTATCATGAGTGAATCAATGCTCAATACCGATTTTGAGTCATCGAGAGGTCAGACGGCAGACAGCACGACAGTGGCTGGCAGCAATCAAAGTGTTCTGCTGAACAGCTTTGGGGTTAGTTTTGCGAGCCCAAATGATGTCTATCTACAAACCGAACGAGCCATGAAGTATGCTCTGCTATTAATCTTAGTATCGTTTGGCACTTTCTTTTTGTTTGAAGTGCTCAAATCAAGTCGGATCCACCCTATTCAGTATCTGCTAGTCGGTTGTGCGCTATTTGTTTTTTATGTCTTATTACTACCGCTGGCTGAGCAGATAGTATTTTGGAAAGCATATACTGTAGCGGCTAGCGCCTGTATAGGGCTTATTGGCTGGTATAGCTACTATGTATTTGGCGGTTTAAAACGGGCAGTCATCTTTACCGCAACACTTGCTGGACTATATGCTGCATTTTTTGGGATTTTAAGTACAGAGGACCTAAATCTATTACTGGGTGCGCTATTCTGCTTTGTGATACTTGCCTGCGTGATGGTGATGACTCGCAAACTTGACTGGTATAAAGTTACTTAAATAAAGTCACGTAAATTATGCAAGCCACTTAACCCATATTATTTATGAAACCAGTCAGACAAACTGTCAGTAAATGAGAGATTTTTATCTGATAATTTAAAAGCAGCACTTGGCTGCCTTAGCCTATCAATTGAGCTAAGTCAGCCAAGTGCTTATATTATTTGACTATCTCATTGTTTAACGCTTTAGCCCAGTTATTGCAATTATCCTCGCAGCGCGGGCAACACTGATTGGGGTCAGTGATTTCATCGACGTAACCACAATACATACAAGCATAATTAACCCCTGCTTCTACTTGCTCGACTGGTCGGTATTGCTTGGGGAAAAGCGGCATCCCGTAGTCTGTTTTTTCAGAGGTGTGCAATAAAATACTAAAATTGCCATCAGCTTCGAGCAAACCGACACGAACTTGTCCTAAATGCTCAACCCCTTGTTGGCGCATTTCAGCAAAAAACTCATCGTGTGACATTTCCCCCTGTTTAATCTTATCAAGCACCAACATGCCATCTTCTACAATATACATTGAGCGCCCCTCTAGCAGGTCCTCAAAAGGCTGGAATTTCATCATCGCCCAAGTACACAGCCTATAGAGTGAAATGACTGTACCCATGATTAATACCGCTTGGATAATGGGCAGGTCTTCGGTGAACATAGGATCACCTGCAATAGAGCCCAACGACAAAATAATGGTTAGCTCAAAAATAGAGAGCTGACGGACACCGCGCTTACCAGTGAATCGTAAAAATGTGATAATTAATACAAACATTACAGTGACACGTATTAAAATTTCTACGGCAAACAACCAAGTTGTGTCATAAATAAAAATACTTGCCCAATCCATACTATCTTTTCCTATTTATTTATCTAATTTATTGTGTTTAATGAGTGTTGTTCTAACAGTTCGTTTGATGCGGCGCACATCATCCCTATTTTTAGACCTTATCGTCAATACAACTATCGTTATTCTGATTTAAAAGAGACTTTTTTCCATAAGTACGACAAAATATCCTGTCCTGTGAGACAGCTATAGATTAGATTGATAAGTTATCAATCTATTATCTTTGCTAGAGAAAACGATCGTTATAACAGCGTATCTTAAGACCTAAAACTAAAATCCTATGTTTGTCTGTTTTGTGCCATTTATTCATTGTAGGAATTACTTTTGAAAGCCACTATTTATACCATTATTGCGTTAATCGCCTTTGCCGCAAACTCCCTGTTTTGCCGAATGGCATTGGCAGAAGGCTATATTGACGCTTGGAGTTTTACAATCATCAGGCTAGTAAGTGCGGCGGCCTGTCTAGGCCTTATCATGGCTGTACATGCTTACAGAATGCGACGCCAAACGCCCAATCATGACAACTCTACTGTCCACGCTATATTAAATGACAAAGGCAGTTGGTTAAGTAGTCTCAGCTTGGTGATTTATGCGCTGTGCTTTTCAATTGCGTATGTAGAGCTGGATACTGGCACTGGGGCATTGATTTTGTTTTCAGCGGTTCAGCTGACGATGATTGGCTGGGGTATCTATAAAAAAGAACAGCTCAGCGCGCTACAATGGTTAGCGTTTGTCGTTGCAGTGGCGGGGTTTGTATATCTGATGTTGCCATCCGCTGCCATACCGTCACCATTGGCTGCAGCGTTAATGGCTATGAGCGGCATAGCTTGGGGAGTATATAGTATACGCGGCAAATCATGTGTCTCACCGCTGCGAGCGACAGGGTTTAATTTTGTGCGTAGTTTAGTCGCTGTGCCTATACTACTACTGGTAGGTATGACGTATCTAGATGACTTAGGTTTGAAAAATATCAATTTGGATGGTATTACCATTGAAGGTGTACTACTCGCCTGTGCATCCGGAGCGATCGCCTCAGGGTTGGGCTATAGTATCTGGTATACAGCGATGCCACTATTGAAAAACACACAAGCCGCTATCGTTCAGCTATGTGTCCCTGTGATTGCTGCGTTGCTAGGTGTGATATTTTTATCTGAGCAGTTAACTATGCCCTTTATTATCGCAAGTACGGTCATTTTGGGCGCGGTCTTGGTGTTTACCTTAAATAAAAAAGTACCGGTATAAAATAATGCTATTAACAACCTATCATTAGCTAAACTGCTCAGAAAAAGTTCCAGCTTATGATTCTACCAGACAACATAAAACGCCCCGACTCTTATAAATCGAGGCGTTTTATATTCGAGTTATTATTTTAATATTGCTAGTCTACGGTCAACAGTCGTTGAACAACAGCATTTAAGCAACAGTAACTTCTAGACGAGTATCGACATTGCCGCGAGTGGCGTTAGAGTATGGACATACCTGATGCGTGGCTTCGATCAACTGCTGCGCCTGCGCTTCATCAATACCTGATACTTCTACAGATAACTCTATCTCTAAGTTATAGCTACCGTCAGCTTTCATACCGATACCCACTTGCGCAGAAGTTTTTGAAGCGGTAACAGGCAATTTCATGTGCTGTGCTATCATGCTCAAAGCGCTATCAAAACAAGCCGCGTAACCCATGGCAAAAAGCTGTTCTGGATTCACGCCTTCTTTGTCTTGCTCTTGAAAAGACACCAAGTCAAATCCCAACGAACCATCGTCTAATCCAGTATGGCCAGAACGTCCACCAGTAGCGGTTGCGCGTGTTTTATAGAATATTTTCATGAGTAATTATTCCTTGTTTCATATTATTAGAGGTCGTACTTACGCTGTTGCGATGAGATTATTATAGAATCCTCTGAACTCATACGTTAGAACAAATCTCTATAACTCTTGCCTAATCCTACAAATATTTATACTATCAGACAATCTTATAAAATAAGCACTCGTGATGAATCAAACGACTATTGACCAACTTTTAGCAGTACTACCTAGAAATAAAACCCTTAAATCTGCTGTTTCAGGCTTGTTCTTTTACTGCGCGGACAAACCAAGCAAAGCCGTAAGCTATATTCAAGAGCCAAGTATTTGTATTGTACTGCAAGGTGAACGAGAGATTTACTTGGGTGCTGACTGTCAAAGGTTTGACAATAGTAACTTGATGTTCTGTCCCGTTAATATACCGCTAAGTATGCATATTAAACACGCTTCGATAAAAAACCCTGTCATTGTTTTATCAATGAAATTAGATTTAGCTATGATTAGAGACGTCTTATCACAAATACCCACGACACAACCAATGACAGGTAGTCATTTAGGGATAAAGTGGCACTTAGATGACACCATAATGGACGCATTTGAGCGATTGATACGCTTGCTTGATTATCCAAACGATATTAATTTTCTGTCTTCTTTAATTCAACAAGAAATATACTATCGCCTACTCTTGGCTGAACAAGGCAACAAACTTAAGCAATTGGTCGTTAGCGGTAGCCATACACACCGCATTGCCCAAGCGACTGACTGGATAAAGGCACATCTGGATGAACCTATCATGGTTGAGAGCTTGGCTAGTAGATGCGGCATGAGTGTCTCAGGGTTTCATCAGCACTTTAAAGAAATAACCCAGCTGAGTCCGCTACAGTATCAAAAAAGCTTACGTTTAATGGAAGCTAGGCGCTTAATTAAGATGCATGGGACGCAAATATCACAAGTAGCAATGCAAGTAGGCTACGAAAGCCCTAGTCAGTTCAGCCGAGAATATAAGCGATTTTTTGGTGTGAGCCCGAGTAATGAGTTGTAATTATAATCTTACTTTTTAATAGAATAAATTTAATTTGCTTAGGCTATTTTCTATTATATCTATGGAGTTCTTCCTTAAAAAAACATCATTTTTAAATTGAATGATTCATGAAGTATTTTAAATAAATAGAAAAATTGGTTGACGTGACCATATATTCGTATTATAACATATTGTATATATTTAAAATAATGAATGTATAGGAGCAGCTTTACTCTGTGTACGATCGATGTAAAGCGATCAATAGAAAGCTTAGGGAGGAGATAACATGATTCGTTTAAGCTACACTCTCAAATGCTGGGCACTTGGCATCACGTTTTTTACAGTGTTCTACTTTATGGTAGTCATGAGTGACCCTGGCTTTAGTAAGTACATTTATATGTTAGCTTTCAGCACTTTGCTATTCCCTATTGCTAAGCGTGCAGTCGATGTCATGACCGATTTTTTCGCACCAGATATTGAATTGTTCAATGGATTGTTACCATCACTTTTGATTAATATTGTGATTTGGATACTTACTCCATTTATCGTCGCATTAACAGTGATTGCCTATGTACTTTATAGCATGGGTGTACTGACAGAAAAGATTAGCCATTAGATATTATACAAATAGAAAGGCTAGATTAGTGCTTGCTAACTTAAACTTTCTATTTGTGCATTAAAGTTCTAAACAAATACCTGATAAGATTTTTTATATCACGTCTCAATCCGCTCACTATATGTAATATGGATTTTTAAATGCTTACTTACTAACTTCATTTCCTCATATATTTCCCGTGTATGAGACTTTCTCTGTAATGTGTCTGAAGAGTTTTTTATAACGAGATAAGAAATCAAATTCAAACTACGGCAACCTTCAATAAGATTTGATTCGCTTGGCATTCTCAATATTTTTGCAAAAACACTATAAAGTAAAATAGCTTGTTTCTTTGCCAAAATCATTGAAGATAATCTTATAACTTCATTTTGTACATCCTTATTGACATTATCATTTATAAAGCCCGATTGTTCTCGAAGAAATAGAGATGAAACTTCTCCAAGTGTTTCTTTTAACCCTACTATGGGTTCTAAAATCAACTTTAAAATAAACTGACCTATGACAAAAATTGTGACACCTGCAATTATAGTTAGAAACATTTTATAAACCTCACAATTAAAGAGAATTATATACAACCTTCTAACTCACCTTATCCCACATCTTGCTTAGACGCTTGGGCGATACTGCCATACGAGTTTTCATAGGCTGGGCAAACAGTTGAATACGGTATTCCTCCACCATCCAGCGATACTCACTGATGGCTTCTTTGTCCGCACGTCCTGCTAGCCGTTCCATATGCAAGTCAAGAGCATAAACACCATCGAGGTCGGCGTCGAGATTGTGCTCCAGACGCTCTAGTCGAATCTGTAGCGCTTCAAGATAGCGTGGGTACTGTTGCCAGTGGCTGTAATCCATCCGATAAACAAAATCAGCCAAATGTAAATCTTCTAACTGATCTTCGATATCATCGATAGACTCACCAAATATTTCACGATCTAACATCAGCAACCCTTGGCGAATACGTTGCCAACGAGTATAGACATTCTTAAGCGTTTTGATAACGCTTTGACCAGTTAATAAGAAATTACTCACTACCACTTCGAGAGTCTGAGTATACTCCTCAGAGGTAAACGGTAGCTCCTCGCTCAATCCGACTGCAATATCATCGGCGCTTTCTGGTAAATTTTCAGAATGATCAAATAAGATATAGTGCTCTTCGAGAGCCGCGTCTAACGCAGCATCTATAACGATCGTTTTGAGTTTATCCATGTCGCCAAGTGGCGCAAATGCCAGTTTAAATATACTGTCGATTTGGCTCGTTAACTGCTTTTTCTTTGCACCCAGTTTGCCTTTGATTAAAGTCAGCACCCCGATACGATGTGCTTGAAGTGCTGCATTGACATCAGTGTATTGATGAATCGATACAGCTTCTCCCGCTTCATCAGCGACGAGCGCCGCAAACTGTTTCATTACCACACCTGCGCTATGATGATTTTTGCTAAAAGCAAAATGCTCAGGGAACTCAGTATGCACGCCTTGCTGCTCATTTACCGCTTGACTGGTTTCAGATGCATGACGAATCTGTAGGGTTTGCAGGTCACGGCCTTTTTCGATGATACGGTTTTTCTCATCGACCACGCAGATTTGTGGCTGCAAATAACGATCAATCGTAGATGGATTGAAGTTCTCTGGCATCACCGACATGATACCGCGACGATGCAGTGCCTGACACAGCTGCTTCAGCAATCCTTGTCCACCCTTCGGCTGCAATTCATCAAACAAACTGTCTGCAGTATTGGGTATCGGTACGATTTGGCGACGTATCTCTTTTGGTAGCGACTTGAGCAGCTGCAATACCAATTCATAGCGCCAACCGGGCACGCCCCACAGTAGCTCAATCGCGTCGAGCTGCGGTAATGCGGCAAGCGGCACACGTATGGTCACACCATCATCATCGCTGGCGGGATCAAAGATATAGCGGAGCGGCAGTTTTAAATCGCCCAACTTCCACACTTCTGGGAAGTCCCCTGTGGTCGGCGCTTGGCTATTAAGTACATCTTCATCGGTAAAGAATAGATGCTTGGCATCATGCTTTTCGACTTCTGCACGCCAATCCTCAAACGCTTTACGACTAGCGACATGCTCAGGGATTTTCTTATCATAGAACTGATAGAGCGTCTCTTCATCTACCAACAAATCACGGCGACGCAGCTTGTCTTCGATCCGCTCAACATGAGCAATCTTGTCCATGTTATGTTGCAAAAATGGTGCATTGCGACCAAAGTTACCAGTCACTAAGCCATCACGGATAAAGATCTCTCGTGACTCGACTAGATTTACTTGCTCATAGTTAGTCAGCTGCTTGCTGATAATGATCAAGCCAAATAGGCTAATCTGCGCGTAAGCTTTGACGCGTCCTGTTTTCTTGGACCAGTGTGGTTCGAAGTAATGATATTTCAGCAAATTACCTGCCGCTGAAATAATCCATTCTGGTTCGATTTTGGCAACGGTACGCATAAAGACTTGTGAAGTCTCCACCATCTCAAACGCCATCACCCAAGGTGGTATTTGTTTAAACACCGTGCTGGCTGGGAATATCTTGGCCTTTTGCTGACGCGCAGCCAAATACTCACCGCGGCTTTCAGTCTTATGCGCGATAATAGATAATAAACCCGTCAATAATGCTCTATGCAGATTGGCATATTTGACCGCTTTTAACTCTTCATCTTCGATCGCAGTCGGATCATTAACAGCCACATTTTTATCAGCAGCTTTTGACTCATTGACATCCGTTAATTTCAGCTCAGTGACCATTTGTACCAATTGACGGTGTGTCTGATGCCATTCACGTACACGCGGGAAGCTTAAATAGTTTTTCTTAGCAAACTGCTTACGCTGATTACCAGACAGTTTATTGCCGTCTTCGTCTTTTTCAAACAATGCCTTCCATAGGCTCAAATAAAATAAGAAGTCAGAGTCGTCTTGACGGAAAACAGCATGCTTTTGATCCGCTTGCGTACGTTTATTGGCAGGACGCTCGCGTGGATCCTGTACAGCAAGCGCGGCCACAACGATTAGCATTTCACGAATACAATCAAAGTCAGAACCAGCGACCAGCATACGTGCCAGCCTTGGATCGATTGGCATACGTGCCATTTTCTGACCAGTTGCTGTCAAGCGCAGGTGATCAAGCCCTTTTCTCGCTTTTGGCTTATTGGTTTTGTCCTGAGCAGCGACATCTTTCTTGGAAGTAATAGCGCCCAACTCATCTAGCAATTTATGACCATCAGTAACCAATCGGCTATCAGGCGGCTCAATGAACTCAAAGTCATCCACACTACCCAGACGTAGGTTGGCCATTTGTAGGATTACTGACGCTAAGTTAGTACGTAAAATCTCAGGCTCAGTAAACTCAGGGCGGCCACTAAAATCTTCTTCACTATAAAGACGAATACAAACACCTGGAGCAACACGGCCACAGCGACCTTTACGCTGATTAGCCGCTGCTTGGGAAATTGCTTCAATCGGTAAGCGCTGTACGCGCGAGCGATACGAGTAACGCGAAATCCGTGCAAAACCCAAGTCAATCACATATCGAATACCCGGTACGGTCAATGCAGTCTCAGCAACGTTGGTCGCGATAACAATACGGCGACCTCGACCCGATGGCTGAAAGATACGCTGCTGCTCTTCATAAGTCTGCCGTGCAAATAGTGGCAGTACTTCGGTATGGCGCGGGCCATGACGCTCAAGCACTTCTTGCGTTTCGCGAATCTCCGCTTCAGTCGCAGCAAATATCAAAATATCAGCTTGATCGGCGTGACCTTTACTCTGCGCATCGCTAAAGCACTCTTCGACAGCGGCAACCACAGCACGCGGCAGGTTCTCTTCAAAATCATCGTAGCTGTCATCTTCCGAGCTATTTACTGGCTCATCTGTCAACGGACGATAACGGACTTCTACTGGAAAGCTACGCCCTTCTACATTAAAAATAGGCGCAGGAACTTGCCGTTTAAGCTTATTGTCATAACGGCTGAAGTATTCACTAAAGCGCTTGGTATCAAGAGTCGCCGAGGTAATAATGACTTTTAAATCTGGGCGCTTGGGCAGCATCTTTTTGAGATAACCCATAATAAAATCGATGTTTAAGCTACGCTCATGCGCCTCATCGATAATAATCGTATCGTACTTACTCAAAAACCGATCATGACCCAACTCAGCGAGCAAAATACCATCCGTCATTAGCTTTACAATAGATTGCGCTGTCCCTTGCTCATTAAAGCGAATCTTAAAACTGACCGTATTACCTAATGGCTCACCCAGCTCTTCTGCGATACGGTTTGCTACACTACGAGCAGCCAATCGTCTTGGCTGTGTATGACCTATCTGCCCTGTAATACCGCGCCCTGCTAGCATTGCAAGCTTAGGCAACTGCGTCGTTTTACCAGAACCCGTCTCACCAGCAACGATAATGACTTGATTATCGATAATCGCTTGTACTAAGTCTTCTGCGCGTTGGCTAACAGGCAGATCCAGATTTAGCTTGGCAGGTAAATCACTTGGAATACTATCGATACGTGCCTGCACAGCTTCTTGAGAACGCGTTTTAATTTTTTCGTACTGAGCACGTTTCTTGGCGAGTACATCATCTGAATTATTCTTTTGCTCAGAATCATGATCAGATTTTTTATTTTTAGATACAGCAGCACGTGCCAGTTCTCGCTCAAGACGGCTTAAGTAATAGCTATCCTTGGCAAGTACTGGTAGATCCGCCAGTGGTACTGCTGGCTTCTTAGTATCTTGAGTTTCATTTACAGTAGATGCATCTGGATCGCTGTTTTTAGGAATATTGGGCTTAGAAGTATTGGGCATATTTGCTTAGGCTATTTATTATGTAGAAGTGGTTAGATTATGGGGGTAATTGGGGTATGATTCAAGTTAGTCGAGTCCTGATTGCTCTTGTATCAATAATGCTGAAACTATCACACATTACAGAACGTATCCGAACTTAAGTTATCCAGTAAGTTCATTTAATCAAGCATGTATTGGGTTACTTTTATAAAATTTAGATGAACCTATTATAGCGCCAATTTCTTTAAATTCTTGATGCTTAGATAGCCAACATATTCTTTGTCTTCGCAAGCATTCAGCTCATCTATATCACTGATAGGCTCAATCGAAAGTCGAACATTTGAGAGAAGATCATTTACGTTATATATGTCATCTATATCTACTGCAAACTTATCATCGATATGTGAGGCAGCATCAAAAGGTGATGTTTCATCTTTAAAAGTAAATTGCTTATAAAAATCACTGTTCTTCGCTTGTTTGATCGCGTCAGCTTGGTTAGGTGCAACGATGAGTAGCTTATAATGGAATTCTTCAAAACTGCCCTGCTGATAGCCACCTAGGTTGATAAAGAATAACTTTAAGTCAGCAGCAGCCGTTATTTGCTGACTTGGTTCAATTAACTTGATGGCATAACTACCCACTTTAGTAATTGCTCGATATGAATCAATATGCCATTTATTTTTTACTTCAGGCCAATGCTCATTGATATCTCCTATCAAGTCACTCACCTGAGGGGCCACACCAAAGAAAATATCGTGTTGCTCAATCAGACGACCTTTAGGACGACCGCCCAGTTGAACCATATATAGTGTTAGCATAAAACATTACCTTCTACATGTCTCTAGTGACAACGACTGTTAATTCACTAAAGCGTTTAAAATATTCATTCAATTACTCGTTGGCTTATCCGCCAAAAACTGCTTTACAACGTCAACGGTTGCTAACGGATCTTCTTCGTGCGGTACATGACCTAAATTATCAAATATCTTAAGCTGACTATTACGTATATCTCTATGAAATAACGCGGCGTTTTCTACAGGAATAAGATCATCTTTTGCACCCCATAAGATCAAAGTCGGTATGTCGAGCTGCTTTATCTGCGCTTGGTCACTGTCATCATCAGTCTCATTTAGGCGACGACTTAATGCTTGACGATTACCTTGGCGCAAAGTCAATTCATAATATCTATCAACCAAGGCATCGTTTACTTTGCTATCATCGGCATACACGCTTAAAACGCTTTTCTCAACAATATTTCTGGGTAGGATACGATTTAAAATTGGTGACATCATTGGATATTTAGCAAGTTTAAAACCAATAGGAATATGTTTTGGCGTTGCTGGATAGCCAACTGAGTCTACTAATATTAACCGATCGACACGCTCAGGATACAAAGCGGCGGTGCGCCACGCTACCTTGCCTCCTAATGAATTACCGGCTAGCGTGACACGGTCCAGCTTTAAATGATTGAGTACTTCAATAACAAACGCCGCATAATTTTCGCTGCTATATTGTGTGCTCTCGTCCACATAAGGACCGGTCAAACCGAACCCTGGCAAATCCATGCTCACGACACAGTATTGATCAGACAGCGCCTTGGTCCAGCCCTCCCATGTATGCAAACTCGCCGATGTACCATGCAATAAAACGATTGTTTCGGGTCGGTTTTTTTCGGCTGCATCGCCACGATTTGTACGACAATTAGCTGACTGCGATACATGCGCCTGCATACCTTGTATGTTTATAAATTCGCTGTTGGGTAGTTGCCATTGTTTTAGCTCAGCGACAGTACGATCAGGTGCCCAGTATTTTGCTATAAATACCATTATCACAGCAATTGCGCCTAGCACTATGAGAACAATTGCTTTCAATAAATACTGTGTCATGTGATCAAATCCATTTAATAAGATGACGTTAATAATAAACATTCTATACCGTTATCTCGTATGATAAGCCATAAAAAACCCGACGTTTAAGAATCACTTAAACATCGGGGTTTTTAGCATTTGTACATATGACTGTGTCTACATGAGCTATTTAACTACAATAAGAAAAAGTATGCCCAACACCCAATGATGATAGTAGAGATAATATTAAGGATGACACCTGTACGTATCATTTCTGTTTGCTTGATCAAACCTGTACCAAACACAATAGCATTCGGCGGCGTGGCAACTGGTAGCATAAAGGCACAAGACGCACCGATACCAATAATAAGTACTAAGACCTCACTCGGTATACCCATATGCTCGGCAATTGCCACAAACACAGGTACTAAGAGCGCGGCTGAAGCCGTATTTGATGCAAACTCTGTTAAGAAAATAATAAAGGCTGAGATTGCAAGCATCACCACCAATAGTGGTGCTGTTTGTAAGCCATTAGCAACCGTCTCGCCCAACACTAATGACGCACCTGATACTTTTAGGATATTTGATAGCGCAATACCGCCACCAAATAACATGAGTACGCCCCAATCCGTGTTGTCTGATACTTGTTTCCAAGAAACTAGACCCAAGCTCACGACCGCCACTGCTGCAAGCAACGCAACAACAGCATCTGTATCTTCGATACCAACTGCAGCCCCAATTTGTTTAGACAACATCCAGCTAGCTGCCGTGACAATGAAAACAGTAATTGTTAATACGCGTGTCTTGGTCCAAGGAATAACTTCATCTTGCTCTAGCTTCATAGTACGGTTTAGGTTCGGCTTTAGATACAAATACATCGCACCCAACAGTACTGGTAATAGTATCAGCATCATTGGAATACCAAACTTCATCCAATCAACAAATGCGATATCCAATGCTTTTGCAGCAATGGCATTTGGTGGCGAGCCGACAATCGTGCCCAAACCACCCAAACTTGCTGAATAAGCAATACCAAGCAGTACAAACACAAAAGTACCGCGATCTTCTTTACTATCAACTTGCGTTAAAATACCGAGTGCCAATGGGAGCATCATTGCCGTTGTCGCTGTATTCGATATCCACATGGACAAGAATGCAGTCACACCAAATATCAAAAATACTGCTGTACTGAGCTTACCACCCGACAACGATAGAATTTTTAACGCGATTTTTCTATCGAGCTTTTGTACATGTAACGCGGCAGCCAAGGCAAAACCACCAAAGAAGAGATAAATAATGGGGCTGGCAAAGCTCTGCAGACCGACTTCAGCATTAAAATCAGGAATGCCAACCAAAGTACCAACTACAACCACTAAAATCGCAGTGATAGTGACGTGTATCGCCTCAGTGAGCCATAGCACGCCAATAAAGAATAACAACGCTAACCCTTTATTTGCACTAACTTCAAATGGTAATACGCTATAAATAATAAAGCTAATGATTGCCGCGATGGCGACCACGATCAACCCTTTTCCCGTTCCCTTTGGGAATGTATCTGTAAATAAA includes:
- the creD gene encoding cell envelope integrity protein CreD yields the protein MQKTLLTKLSIIVGLCIVFSIGLTMISNIIYERQYYAESVIKEISEQHVNPQEVINPFIAIPMTVTPACQSDATGTPNIKSKCEPSYSKIETIFASQTQAAQDLKVNTDTYKRGIYSATSYDGQLTFDQSYTFAETLENLDQIGNTIDNDTDKTQLAKTITHWNKAKLIIPVSDLRGVATLPTVTINQKSIAANYPQIPMIENLTYVEVDIPKDVLEQLSNLTSQQNKDSLATTGSINTDLNKSEVSSQLSSPKDNQALHIVIDLPLAGISNVTTVPTGQNFTLSMHSDWQTPNFIGKALPNTKSITAGGFDASWQNQYLTVANNQYLSQCISAPNHHCTIMSESMLNTDFESSRGQTADSTTVAGSNQSVLLNSFGVSFASPNDVYLQTERAMKYALLLILVSFGTFFLFEVLKSSRIHPIQYLLVGCALFVFYVLLLPLAEQIVFWKAYTVAASACIGLIGWYSYYVFGGLKRAVIFTATLAGLYAAFFGILSTEDLNLLLGALFCFVILACVMVMTRKLDWYKVT
- a CDS encoding organic hydroperoxide resistance protein; the encoded protein is MKIFYKTRATATGGRSGHTGLDDGSLGFDLVSFQEQDKEGVNPEQLFAMGYAACFDSALSMIAQHMKLPVTASKTSAQVGIGMKADGSYNLEIELSVEVSGIDEAQAQQLIEATHQVCPYSNATRGNVDTRLEVTVA
- a CDS encoding DUF421 domain-containing protein, producing MDWASIFIYDTTWLFAVEILIRVTVMFVLIITFLRFTGKRGVRQLSIFELTIILSLGSIAGDPMFTEDLPIIQAVLIMGTVISLYRLCTWAMMKFQPFEDLLEGRSMYIVEDGMLVLDKIKQGEMSHDEFFAEMRQQGVEHLGQVRVGLLEADGNFSILLHTSEKTDYGMPLFPKQYRPVEQVEAGVNYACMYCGYVDEITDPNQCCPRCEDNCNNWAKALNNEIVK
- a CDS encoding AraC family transcriptional regulator, giving the protein MNQTTIDQLLAVLPRNKTLKSAVSGLFFYCADKPSKAVSYIQEPSICIVLQGEREIYLGADCQRFDNSNLMFCPVNIPLSMHIKHASIKNPVIVLSMKLDLAMIRDVLSQIPTTQPMTGSHLGIKWHLDDTIMDAFERLIRLLDYPNDINFLSSLIQQEIYYRLLLAEQGNKLKQLVVSGSHTHRIAQATDWIKAHLDEPIMVESLASRCGMSVSGFHQHFKEITQLSPLQYQKSLRLMEARRLIKMHGTQISQVAMQVGYESPSQFSREYKRFFGVSPSNEL
- a CDS encoding DMT family transporter: MKATIYTIIALIAFAANSLFCRMALAEGYIDAWSFTIIRLVSAAACLGLIMAVHAYRMRRQTPNHDNSTVHAILNDKGSWLSSLSLVIYALCFSIAYVELDTGTGALILFSAVQLTMIGWGIYKKEQLSALQWLAFVVAVAGFVYLMLPSAAIPSPLAAALMAMSGIAWGVYSIRGKSCVSPLRATGFNFVRSLVAVPILLLVGMTYLDDLGLKNINLDGITIEGVLLACASGAIASGLGYSIWYTAMPLLKNTQAAIVQLCVPVIAALLGVIFLSEQLTMPFIIASTVILGAVLVFTLNKKVPV